CACGCACCCGCGCCATGTTCATCAATACGCCGTCCAATCCGACTGGCTGGACTGCCGATGTTGAGACGCTGCGCTTCATCCTCAATCTGGCCCGTGAGAAGGGCATCTGGATCATTGCCGACGAGATTTACACCCATTTCTATTACGGCGGTGGGCGTGCGCCATCCTTCATGGATATCATGGAGCCGGATGACCGTATCATCTTCGTCAATTCCTTCTCAAAGAACTGGGCGATGACCGGCTGGCGCGTGGGTTGGATGACGGTACATCCGTCCATCGGCCCTGTTGTCGAGAACATGATTCAGTATTCCAATTCCGGTGTGGCGCAGTTCATGCAGCGCGGTGCGGTTGCGGCACTTGACCATGGAGATGACTTCATTGCCATGCTGGTGGAGCGTGCGCGTTCAACGCGGGACCGTCTCTGCGCGACGTTGCAGGAAACTGGCAGGGTGCGTTTGGCGCCGCCACAGGGTGCTTTCTATTTGTTCTTCGGCGTCGAAGGTGTGACGAATTCGGTCCAGGCTGCGATCGATATGGTCGATAATGCAAATGTCGGTCTCGCACCGGGCAGCGCATTTGGTCTGGGCGGTGAGGGCTTCTTCCGTCTTTGCTTCTGTCGCGATCCGCAGCAGGTGGATGAATCTGCAGCAAGGCTGGTACAGTGGATCAATCAGAGATAAGCGGTTAGCTCCGGACAGGGCTTTATCGCCCAAATCAACCCTGCTGCCACTATCTGGCAGTAGGGTAATGCGATACATCTCAGATTATGTCCCGATCAGAACGTCTTTTTGAACTCTTGCAGGCATTGCGCCGTCACCGTCGGCCGGTTAGTGGCAAAACGCTTGCCGCGGAAACCGGTGTCAGTATCCGCACGCTGTATCGCGATATTGCAAGTTTGCAGGCGCAGGGGGCAGAGATTGAGGGCGAACCGGGTATTGGTTATGTACTCAAACCCGGCTTTCTGTTGCCTCCATTGATGTTTCGTCCCGAAGAGATCGATGCGCTGGTATTGGGTGCGCGGTGGGTGGCGGAGCGAACCGACCACAAGCTTCAGGATGCTGCAAAAGGCGCACTTGCACGCATAAGCGCTGTCTTGCCCGATGAATTGCGGGCAACGCTTGATACCTCAACGCTCCTTGTCGGTCCGAGTGCAAAGCTGCCGACCGATGGCATCGATACTGCAATTCTTCGCGAAGCGATCAGGGCTGAACGCAAAGTACTGCTCGATTATCAGGACGGCAATGGCCAGGTGACAAAGCGCGTAATCTGGCCGTTTGCACTTTCATTTTTTGATGATGCGCGCGTGCTCGTTGCGTGGTGCGAATTGCGTGAAGGCTTCCGGCACTTTCGCACGGACAGAATTGCTGCGGTTGACGTTGTGGAACAGCGTTATCCGAAACGCCGTCAGATTCTGTTGCGTGAGTGGCGTGAGACACAAGGAATTAAACCACGCGAATTATGATGCTGCCAAAAACTGGCAATGTGTTGCTGTAGATCGAGGATGTCACAATTTTACAGAGGACATTTTGATGATCGACAAGAACAGTATCCTGCTTTTCGTCACCGACACAGACGCTAGCATTCGCTTTTATACAAAGCTGCTCGGGCAGGAGCCGGTAGCAGCCAGCCCGACATTTGGTATGTTCATTTTGCCTTCTGGTCTTGGCCTGGGCCTTTGGAAAAAAACTGGCGTTGAACCGGCACCAACCGCCGCAGGCGGGGCGGCGGATCTTGGCTTCCGCGTGAATGAACCGGGAATGGTCGATTCAATGTATGTTGATTGGAAGGCGAAGGGGGCTTCCATCCTCATGCTGCCGACCGACCTTGATTTTGGACGCAGTTTCGTTGCTGCCGATCCGGATGGGCATCGCCTTCGGGTCTACACAGTCGATGATGAATAGCAAAAAGGCCGGTGAAAACCGGCCTTTTTTGATGCTTTATTGCTGAACTTATCAGCCACCCGCTTTGGAAACCATCAGCGGAATGATGCGGTCTGAATTAGCAGCTTTCGGTGCATCCGGTTCTGCAAATGGGATGCCGAGAGTGTTCCAGACTTCCAACAATGCATCCTTGAGACCATCAATCAGCAGGTCGTCATGCAATGGTGATGGCGTGATGCGCAGGCGCTCGGTGCCGCGTGGCACAGTCGGATAGTTGATTGGCTGAATATAGATGCCATGCACGTCGAGAAGACGGTCGCTGGCTTTCTTGCAAAGTTCCGGATCGCCAACCAGAATTGGTACGATGTGTGTTTCCGAAGACATGACGGGGAACCCGGCGGCCGACAGAACGTCCTTGGCGCGCTGCGCCTGACGCTGCTGGCCATCGCGTTCGACCTGCGAAACCTTCAAGTGACGGATCGCAGCGGTCGCGGAAGCAGCAACCGCTGGCGGAAGCGACGTTGTGAAGATGAAGCCCGGCGCATAAGAGCGCACGGCATCGATGATTGCGCGAGAGCCGGTGATATAGCCACCCAGCGCACCAAATGCCTTGGCAAGCGTGCCTTCGATAATGTCGATGCGATCGGCAAGGCCGTCACGTTCGGTGATGCCACCACCACGGGCGCCATACATGCCAACTGCATGGACCTCATCGATATAGGTCATGGCGTTATATTTGTCGGCGAGGTCTGCAATCTTTTCGATAGGCGCAATGTCGCCATCCATCGAATAAACGGATTCAAACACGATCAGCTTGGCGCGGGAATGGTCCGCAGCTTTCAGAAGCTGTTCGAGATGCTCGACGTCGTTATGGCGGAAAATCTTCTTTTCTGCACCAGAGCGACGCACGCCTTCGATCATTGAAGCGTGGTTCAATTCGTCAGAAAGGATCAGGCAATTTGGAAGCAGCCGTGCAATTGTCGAGATCGATGCTTCGTTAGAAACGAAACCTGATGTGAAGACGAGACCGGCTTCCTTGCCATGCAGATCGGCAAGTTCTGCTTCCAGCTCTACAAGCGGATGGTTGTTACCCGAAATATTGCGGGTTCCACCTGCGCCGGAGCCTGTATTGTTGGCTGTATCGCACATTGCCTTAATGACATCA
The Ochrobactrum sp. BTU1 DNA segment above includes these coding regions:
- a CDS encoding pyridoxal phosphate-dependent aminotransferase encodes the protein MTLIAKLRPEAAQSPESGIVAVANHGRGKPGLIPLWVGEGDLPTPDFIREAAQKGIADGETFYTWQAGIPELREALARYHARHFPQSFKPENFYVTGSGMHAIEMALKATTGAGEEAIYLSPAWPNFVGAAGLAGAVPVPVELEFGANGWVLDPEKIAAAITPRTRAMFINTPSNPTGWTADVETLRFILNLAREKGIWIIADEIYTHFYYGGGRAPSFMDIMEPDDRIIFVNSFSKNWAMTGWRVGWMTVHPSIGPVVENMIQYSNSGVAQFMQRGAVAALDHGDDFIAMLVERARSTRDRLCATLQETGRVRLAPPQGAFYLFFGVEGVTNSVQAAIDMVDNANVGLAPGSAFGLGGEGFFRLCFCRDPQQVDESAARLVQWINQR
- a CDS encoding YafY family transcriptional regulator, which codes for MSRSERLFELLQALRRHRRPVSGKTLAAETGVSIRTLYRDIASLQAQGAEIEGEPGIGYVLKPGFLLPPLMFRPEEIDALVLGARWVAERTDHKLQDAAKGALARISAVLPDELRATLDTSTLLVGPSAKLPTDGIDTAILREAIRAERKVLLDYQDGNGQVTKRVIWPFALSFFDDARVLVAWCELREGFRHFRTDRIAAVDVVEQRYPKRRQILLREWRETQGIKPREL
- a CDS encoding VOC family protein is translated as MIDKNSILLFVTDTDASIRFYTKLLGQEPVAASPTFGMFILPSGLGLGLWKKTGVEPAPTAAGGAADLGFRVNEPGMVDSMYVDWKAKGASILMLPTDLDFGRSFVAADPDGHRLRVYTVDDE
- the hemA gene encoding 5-aminolevulinate synthase; this encodes MDYRRFFEEAIDQLHAEKRYRVFADLERIVGRFPRATWRNNGTAREITVWCSNDYLGMGHHPDVIKAMCDTANNTGSGAGGTRNISGNNHPLVELEAELADLHGKEAGLVFTSGFVSNEASISTIARLLPNCLILSDELNHASMIEGVRRSGAEKKIFRHNDVEHLEQLLKAADHSRAKLIVFESVYSMDGDIAPIEKIADLADKYNAMTYIDEVHAVGMYGARGGGITERDGLADRIDIIEGTLAKAFGALGGYITGSRAIIDAVRSYAPGFIFTTSLPPAVAASATAAIRHLKVSQVERDGQQRQAQRAKDVLSAAGFPVMSSETHIVPILVGDPELCKKASDRLLDVHGIYIQPINYPTVPRGTERLRITPSPLHDDLLIDGLKDALLEVWNTLGIPFAEPDAPKAANSDRIIPLMVSKAGG